One window of the Colletotrichum destructivum chromosome 4, complete sequence genome contains the following:
- a CDS encoding Putative protein kinase domain, signal transduction response regulator, receiver domain, GAF — MDGTAIGSEDHFDPPSRLFERLRQIAGYTWDESRLPFHTSYDIWHVCGTRFVSPFPPSSSSSHPASSPGSAARLQSGRPSPSEHASSSSLHSGLPSDASSDFSAASPPINPSGAAEISYVEEPVVARVSYHVLREERAFHIAKNLFATADPQGHHIVKPLDLIRLAPHPGDRGSIVVAIYQHPGQNYLFDLMDMGPAFYKARKVDDRYEAYRRTKFRLQPPIDLQYFLDFAIGASQCLEILHYGQVITHGEIRPDAFHFNIETNSVKLINFGTGTRSFEGGLSSTSWSSLSKELGAKNKLLYISPEQTGRMPAEPDSRTDIYSLGVVFWTLLTQQPVFEGETPLDIVQGVLGRRIPNLSQVRLDIPDVIGRIIQKCTAKTVADRYHSASGLKHDLLKVQQFLTDGDWLALKEWKIGEKDISSFFILPSMMIGRQKERADLVRVIERVAKSHSMNQRSTNNRFSDGSQLSVELPDCGDLSSEGASSAEGTTRRSGSFTHTTSSDPRQSRASFVPSVLSDTQTISGDTIASSNSGPFGRMTRPWERQWERHQSVSIETRSLADGIGTPTDSNRLSAVESSSSSLSRQLGSAKFRRRGHCEIVLVEGAGGLGKSCLYQSVLAEARRRGYCATAKFDTARRTAFGPLLKLLSSLFKQVFGERNTDTQFHQALKQYVRPVWPTLHKVLGLPDFLIGALDTSVPRSVSITQSVTQTRNIRAGLKRRGSSPGSSPGRLTKPAVISSQASQDFLRAGGATKTMRLMNTFLDVLRMFTSHKFICFVLDDLHFADDESMELITQIIGARMKMVVIITYRPEELSPERVQSIIQAPESEGEQARCPSKTALRANETAEFPRSGGPVVTRIKLSPLGEDDIIQYVATTLCRPKEEVLPLALVIQSKTAGNPFYMREMLSACYRKKCIWYDYRDSNWHFDLDRLFEHFKGASDYDILDTGFITRRLNELPPASRAILAWAALLGSSFSFELISRLMSGEFQYDDEDENETMCRGAGNEQYHARYSQQEAIDGLQAAVQAYIIVPSETDDRFRFAHDRFIQASAALKECNARKMHFVIAQTLLKYYSADPRAKDNTASHICESVDIIKKRVPRRQSYRKLLFESAQAAVENCARPTASKLYSTAVALLQPDPWDDELEDVSYDETMQLHLRAAECYLYMGNHVAANALLENVFQCARTPLDKAPAYVLQSRTLAQSGNAKGALASLKECLHALDVEFDDNPTFEKCDDQFEKMSVRIQSMDKNELMNPPQSQDPGLPSVGAVLAETVSAAWWSDYLRFYHLSLVMLDLHLTRGAFPQSGMAFLHLGLIALARFNMVSFAVEVGNVCIELLDRYRDPFSMARGYMLYANFIGHVQIPVAVALSHLEGSVDYAAAAGDRISSILSFGLAAQLKFFASENCSDLEAFCRYGCEEIPNWQQDTRGGTLLISIRQACRALQGKTRTTESLEVMTDEQHSSVNYKSWLRANTQNGNRSVLWYESIEIVPLFIYGHYDRAIEIGQACYEAIQNLWSARNSRLVMFFYGLALAGSMVRKLNDPRLDPGSLTDETEDTLHMLRELTKRIKEWEVYTEVNYMSWSRILEAQTAELTGDYGCAVKLYEEALDNAEEHNYLFEAALGNTLMAGTLVRRKARRLARSALRDAIAFYRQFGAVAVADRLEEEHAVLLHSPARNPRTTDAAVQTDFAGDSGTVDYRAVEGEEGPDGLQQPNHTAIADIKGERIGAWRGSMHEHNEPGVGLPALDMIDLHAILLSSQVISGVLRVDELLKTMCDVILQTCGGSATLAAIVVQDSDESGWSLAASGDPERGASAHIPGLPLAGTSLVAENVILYCTRFREAVFIPDIVSDERFGNVSEAWLQRNVLSKAIIAIPICHGSKPLLGVLYLEGEPGSFTDRNVSVLQLLVNQIGISYSNALAMKAVEKVSAENVSMVALQKRALAKALEAETKAKHAEAEAKRNVKLAEEAAKAKSIFLANVSHELRTPLNGVIGNSELLKDSDLDKDQQEMADNIKVSAELLLTVINDILDFSRMEADKMKLYVIAFNPEEMVREVVRAVSYSNRQKTKQKNVKIIQDIDLPPMLIFGDPIRLHQVLGNLISNSLKFTEDGSITIGARVESETNDKATLLFRVQDTGIGIPQQQLVKLFQPFSQADTSTARKYGGSGLGLSICKSLIETMMKGKIQLDSQEGVGTTAWFKVTFDKAKSDVSAGDAQQMKSPPAIERSAFLAERDTSPNPFLDLTAIPKDQIRICIAEDNPINQKIAIQYAQRLGYTTVDAYENGLKAVEGLRQKARDGRPYHVVLMDVQMPVLDGYEATKMIRKDPIDVVRKILVIAMTASAIQGDREKCLAAGMNDYLAKPVRSEVLKKKLDTYVSPQVSTAPTPDAARSASTSPTHITTDLNGAGASFHLPVRENPAYSRPSGSSNTVHSRASSDSRSAVDLGLVAETQSQAPSQKRSSRKLTKTRTSNESLPTEKPRMVLTKKAPQRQGTTSSTDENLKPEDPPYQAANRNSVSSQGSSSRDKIFPG; from the exons ATGGACGGCACTGCCATCGGGTCGGAAGACCACTTCGACCCTCCGTCACGCCTGTTTGAGCGCCTCCGCCAGATCGCCGGTTACACCTGGGACGAGTCCAGGCTCCCCTTCCATACATCCTACGACATCTG GCACGTATGCGGCACCAGATTTGTGTCGCCCTTCCCaccgtcgtcctcttcgtcccaCCCCGCCTCGAGCCCCGGCTCGGCCGCAAGGCTACAGTCCGGCCGACCGTCGCCCTCCGAACATGCAAGCTCTTCGAGCCTTCACTCAGGCCTGCCCAGCGATGCCAGCAGCGacttctcggccgcctcgcccccCATAAACCCCTCCGGCGCCGCTGAGATATCATACGTAGAGGAGCCCGTGGTAGCCCGCGTCTCCTACCATGTGCTCCGCGAAGAGAGGGCTTTTCACATAGCCAAGAACCTGTTTGCCACGGCCGATCCCCAAGGGCACCACATTGTCAAGCCGCTCGACCTTATCCGCCTCGCCCCCCACCCGGGCGACCGCGGGTCCATCGTCGTCGCAATATACCAGCATCCTGGCCAGAATTACCTGTTCGACCTGATGGACATGGGGCCGGCGTTCTATAAGGCGAGAAAGGTAGACGACCGTTATGAGGCGTATCGAAGGACCAAATTCCGCCTGCAGCCCCCGATAGACCTGCAATACTTCCTCGACTTCGCCATCGGTGCAAGCCAGTGTCTTGAGATACTTCACTACGGCCAGGTAATAACGCATGGAGAGATCCGCCCGGACGCCTTCCACTTCAACATCGAGACCAACTCGGTCAAGCTGATCAACTTCGGTACTGGGACAAGGTCGTTCGAGGGTGGCCTATCGAGTACGTCGTGGTCGAGCTTGTCTAAGGAGCTGGGTGCGAAGAACAAGCTCCTCTACATCAGCCCCGAGCAGACGGGGCGCATGCCAGCGGAACCTGACAGCCGGACCGACATTTACTCGCTGGGCGTGGTATTCTGGACACTGCTCACGCAGCAGCCCGTGTTCGAGGGCGAGACACCACTAGACATCGTGCAGGGCGTTCTCGGCCGGAGGATTCCTAACCTGTCGCAGGTCCGGCTCGACATACCCGACGTGATCGGCCGCATCATACAAAAGTGCACGGCGAAGACCGTCGCAGATCGATACCACTCGGCTAGCGGCCTCAAGCACGACCTGCTCAAGGTGCAGCAGTTTCTGACTGACGGCGACTGGTTGGCGTTGAAGGAGTGGAAGATCGGCGAAAAGGACATCTCATCCTTTTTCATACTGCCCAGCATGATGATCGGTCGGCAGAAGGAAAGGGCAGACCTCGTTAGAGTGATCGAGCGGGTTGCCAAGAGCCACTCGATGAATCAAAGGTCGACAAACAACCGTTTCTCGGACGGTTCGCAACTCTCGGTCGAGCTCCCCGACTGTGGCGACCTGTCGAGCGAGGGCGCGAGCTCCGCGGAGGGCACCACCCGCCGTAGCGGCTCCTTCACGCATACTACCTCCTCTGATCCTAGGCAGTCGAGGGCTAGCTTTGTGCCGTCCGTCTTGTCCGACACCCAGACAATATCGGGTGACACCATCGCCTCGTCCAACTCGGGGCCGTTCGGGCGCATGACGAGACCGTGGGAGAGACAGTGGGAGAGGCACCAGTCAGTGTCCATCGAGACGCGGagcctcgccgacggcatcggcACGCCCACGGATAGCAACCGGCTCAGTGCCGTTGagtcatcgtcctcgagccTGTCCCGCCAGCTCGGCTCGGCCAAGTTCCGGAGGCGCGGGCATTGCGAGATCGTCCTCGTAGagggggcgggcggcctcgggAAGAGCTGCCTCTACCAGTCCGttctcgccgaggccaggcGAAGAGGCTACTGCGCCACGGCCAAGTTCGATACGGCTCGCCGGACTGCTTTCGGGCCGCTGCTTAAGCTGCTGTCGTCCCTCTTCAAGCAGGTCTTTGGCGAGCGCAATACGGACACGCAGTTTCACCAGGCCCTGAAGCAGTATGTCCGTCCTGTGTGGCCGACGCTCCATAAGGTTCTCGGGCTTCCCGActtcctcatcggcgccctcgacaccTCCGTCCCCCGATCCGTCTCCATCACGCAAAGCGTGACCCAGACTCGCAATATCAGGGCCGGTCTCAAGAGACGCGGTTCGTCCCCAGGAAGCTCCCCTGGGCGCCTGACCAAGCCCGCCGTCATATCATCCCAGGCATCCCAGGACTTCCTGCGAGCGGGCGGCGCGACCAAGACGATGCGTCTGATGAACACGTTTCTCGATGTGCTGCGCATGTTCACGTCCCACAAATTCATCTGCTTCGTGCTGGACGACCTTCATTttgccgacgacgagtcgATGGAGCTGATTACTCAGATCATTGGGGCGCGGATGAAGATGGTTGTCATCATCACCTACCGGCCAGAGGAGCTGTCCCCCGAGCGGGTCCAGTCTATCATTCAAGCCCCCGAATCCGAAGGTGAGCAAGCCCGCTGCCCTtcgaagacggcgctgcGTGCTAACGAAACGGCAGAATTCCCGCGATCGGGCGGCCCAGTCGTCACCCGCATCAAGCTGTCCCCTCTaggcgaggacgacatcaTCCAATATgtggcgacgacgctgtGCAGACCCAAGGAGGAGGTTCTCCCTCTGGCGCTCGTCATACAGTCAAAAACAGCAGGCAACCCATTCTACATGCGCGAAATGCTCAGTGCGTGCTATAGGAAAAAGTGCATCTGGTACGACTACAGGGACAGCAACTGGCACTTTGACCTCGACAGACTGTTTGAGCACTTCAAGGGCGCGAGCGACTACGACATACTCGACACCGGCTTCATCACCCGCAGGTTGAACGAGCTGCCGCCCGCGTCCAGGGCAATACTCGCCTGGGCTGCCCTGTTGGGgtcctccttttctttcgAGCTCATCTCCCGGCTCATGAGCGGCGAGTTCCAGtacgatgacgaagacgagaacGAAACCATGTGTCGAGGGGCGGGCAACGAACAATACCATGCGCGGTATTCCCAGCAGGAGGCGATTGACGGGCTGCAAGCGGCCGTGCAGGCCTACATCATCGTCCCCAGCGAGACGGACGACAGGTTCCGTTTTGCCCACGACAGATTTATACAggcatcggcggcgttgaaggaGTGCAACGCTCGCAAGATGCACTTTGTCATTGCCCAGACTCTGTTGAAGTATTATTCGGCAGACCCTAGGGCCAAGGACAACACGGCCTCGCACATCTGCGAGTCTGTCGACATTATCAAGAAGCGCGTCCCCAGGCGTCAGTCGTACCGCAAACTGCTCTTCGAGTCCGCgcaggcggccgtcgagaacTGTGCTCGTCCAACTGCCTCCAAACTATATAGCACAGCGGTTGCACTCCTCCAGCCCGACCCctgggacgacgagcttgagGACGTCTCCTATGACGAGACCATGCAGCTGCATTTGCGAGCTGCCGAATGCTACCTCTACATGGGCAACCATGTGGCAGCCAACGCCCTGCTAGAGAACGTCTTCCAGTGTGCCCGCACACCTCTCGACAAGGCGCCTGCCTACGTTCTGCAGTCTAGAACCCTCGCGCAGAGCGGCAACGCCAAGGGAGCTCTCGCCTCCCTCAAGGAGTGCCTGCATGCACTGGACGTGGAATTCGACGATAACCCGACGTTCGAGAAGTGCGACGACCAGTTCGAGAAGATGTCTGTGAGGATACAAAGCATGGACAAGAACGAGCTCATGAACCCGCCACAGTCACAAGATCCCGGCCTGCCGTCAGTCGGCGCAGTACTTGCCGAGACGGTCAGCGCCGCGTGGTGGAGCGACTATCTACGCTTCTACCACCTCTCTCTCGTCATGCTCGACCTGCATCTCACTCGCGGCGCCTTCCCGCAGTCGGGAATGGCGTTCCTCCACCTCGGTCTGATTGCCCTGGCCCGGTTCAACATGGTTagcttcgccgtcgaggtgggCAATGTCTGCATCGAGCTGCTTGACCGGTACCGCGATCCCTTCTCCATGGCCAGGGGCTACATGCTGTACGCCAACTTTATCGGGCACGTCCAGATCCCTGTGGCCGTGGCGCTGAGCCATCTGGAGGGCTCGGTCGACtacgcagcagcagccggcgATAGGATTTCCTCGATCCTGAGCTTTGGACTGGCGGCGCAGCTGAAGTTTTTTGCCAGCGAGAACTGCTCCGACTTGGAAGCCTTCTGCCGGTACGGCTGCGAAGAGATACCCAACTGGCAGCAAGACACGCGGGGGGGCACCCTTCTCATCTCGATCCGACAGGCGTGCCGTGCCCTGCAGGGGAAGACGCGCACCACCGAGTCACTCGAGGTCATGACCGACGAGCAGCACAGCTCGGTTAATTACAAGTCGTGGCTGAGGGCCAACACGCAGAACGGCAACCGATCGGTTCTCTGGTACGAGAGCATCGAGATTGTGCCCCTGTTCATCTATGGGCACTACGACCGCGCCATCGAGATTGGCCAGGCGTGCTACGAAGCTATCCAAAACCTGTGGTCCGCCCGCAACAGCAGGCTGGTCATGTTTTTCTACGGCCTTGCACTCGCGGGGAGCATGGTCCGCAAGCTCAACGACCCCAGGCTAGACCCCGGCAGTCTGACCGACGAAACGGAGGACACTCTGCACATGCTCCGCGAGCTGACCAAGAGGATCAAAGAGTGGGAGGTCTACACAGAGGTTAACTACATGTCGTGGTCCAGGATCCTCGAGGCGCAAACGGCGGAATTGACGGGCGATTATGGCTGCGCCGTCAAGCTCTACGAAGAGGCTCTTGATAACGCTGAGGAGCACAACTACCTGttcgaggcggcgctgggcAATACGCTGATGGCGGGCACGCTCGTCAGACGCAAGGCCCGAAGGTTGGCTCGCTCTGCGCTCAGGGATGCCATTGCGTTCTACCGCCAGTTCggggccgtcgccgtcgccgaccgtctcgaggaggagcacgCTGTCCTGCTTCACAGTCCGGCACGAAATCCCAGGACGACGGACGCCGCCGTGCAGACCGACTTcgccggcgacagcggcacGGTCGACtaccgcgccgtcgagggcgaggaaggccCAGATGGGCTCCAGCAGCCCAACCacaccgccatcgccgacattAAGGGCGAGCGGATCGGTGCGTGGCGCGGCTCAATGCACGAGCACAACGAACCCGGAGTAGGTCTGCCTGCACTCGATATGATCGATTTGCACGCGATCCTGCTCTCGTCTCAGGTCATCTCTGGCGTCCTCCGGGTCGACGAGTTGCTCAAGACCATGTGCGACGTCATCCTTCAAACCTGCGGCGGCTCAGCTAcgctcgccgccatcgtcgtccaagaCTCGGACGAGTCTGGCTGGAGCCTCGCCGCCAGCGGCGACCCGGAAAGGGGCGCGTCGGCGCACATCCCAGGCCTGCCTCTGGCTGGCACCTCACTCGTCGCCGAAAACGTCATACTCTATTGCACCCGTTTCCGAGAAGCAGTCTTCATCCCCGACATCGTTAGCGATGAGCGGTTCGGCAACGTGAGCGAGGCCTGGCTGCAGCGGAACGTCCTCAgcaaggccatcatcgccatcccCATCTGCCACGGGTCCAAGCCGCTCCTCGGTGTCTTGTacctcgagggcgagccgGGCTCCTTCACCGACCGCAACGTCTCcgtcctgcagctgctggtGAACCAGATCGGCATCAGTTACTCCAATGCCCTGGCCATGAAAGCCGTCGAAAAGGTCTCGGCAGAGAACGTGTCCATGGTCGCCCTGCAGAAGCGTGCCTTGGCTAAGGCTCTCGAGGCAGAGACCAAGGCCAAAcacgccgaggccgaggccaagcgcAACgtcaagctggccgaggaggctgccaaggccaagtccatcttcctcgccaacgtcTCCCACGAGCTGCGCACGCCTCTCAACGGCGTCATAGGAAACTCGGAGCTGCTCAAGGACAGCGACCTGGACAAGGACCAGCAGGAGATGGCGGACAATATCAAGGTGTCTgcggagctgctgctgaccGTCATCAACGACATACTCGACTTTTCCAGAATGGAGGCCGACAAGATGAAACTCTACGTCATCGCCTTCAACCCCGAAGAGATGGTACGCGAGGTTGTGCGCGCGGTGTCGTACAGCAACCGGCAAAAGACAAAGCAGAAGAATGTTAAGATTATACAAGATATCGACCTACCTCCCATGCTCATCTTTGGTGACCCCATCAGACTTCACCAAGTCTTGGGCAACCTTATTAGCAACAGTCTCAAGTTCACCGAGGATGGATCCATCACCATCGGCGCCCGCGTCGAGTCGGAAACCAACGACAAAGCCACCTTGTTGTTCAGGGTGCAGGATACGGGCATCGGCAtcccgcagcagcagctggtCAAGCTCTTCCAGCCGTTCAGCCAGGCAGACACCAGCACGGCTCGCAAgtacggcggcagcggtctTGGTCTGAGCATCTGCAAGTCTCTCATTgagacgatgatgaagggCAAGATCCAGCTCGACAGCCAAGAAGGCGTCGGGACGACGGCATGGTTCAAGGTTACGTTTGACAAGGCCAAGTCCGACGTGTCTGCCGGCGACGCGCAGCAGATGAAGTCCCCGCCAGCCATCGAGCGCtccgccttcctcgccgagcgcGACACGTCGCCGAACCCGTTCCTGGACCTCACCGCCATCCCCAAGGACCAAATCAGGATCTGCATCGCGGAAGACAACCCCATTAACCAGAAGATAGCCATCCAGTACGCGCAGCGTCTGGGCTACACCACCGTCGACGCCTACGAGAACGGCCTGAAGGCTGTGGAGGGTCTACGGCAGAAGGCCAGGGATGGTCGGCCGTACCACGTGGTCCTCATGGACGTGCAGATGCCTGTGCTCGACGGCTACGAGGCGACCAAGATGATCCGCAAAGACCCAATAGACGTCGTGCGCAAGATActcgtcatcgccatgaCGGCATCGGCCATTCAGGGCGACCGCGAGAAGTGTCTGGCGGCGGGCATGAACGACTACCTAGCAAAGCCGGTGCGCTCCGAggtgctgaagaagaagctggacaCCTACGTCAGCCCTCAGGTATCC ACCGCTCCGACTCCCGATGCCGCACGCTCTGCTTCCACGTCGCCGACACATATCACCACCGACCTCAACGGGGCCGGGGCCAGCTTCCATCTGCCCGTAAGGGAGAACCCGGCATACAGCCGTCCGtcgggcagcagcaacacggTGCACAGCCGAGCGTCAAGCGACTCAAGATCTGCTGTCGATCTGGGCTTGGTAGCCGAGACACAGTCGCAGGCGCCGTCTCAGAAACGTTCGTCGCGCAAGCTCACCAAGACACGCACCAGCAACGAGTCGCTGCCGACCGAGAAGCCGAGGATGGTGCTTACCAAGAAGGCGCCACAGCGCCAGgggacgacctcgtcgacggaTGAGAACCTCAAACCGGAGGATCCACCGTACCAAGCTGCAAACCGCAACAGCGTGAGCTCGCAAGGGTCAAGCAGCAGAGACAAGATCTTCCCTGGTTAA
- a CDS encoding Putative amine oxidase, FAD/NAD(P)-binding domain superfamily gives MADIKVDVLVIGAGPTGLGAAKRLNQINGPSWLLVDSAEKAGGLAGTDTTPEGFLYDVGGHVIFSHYKYFDDCIEEALPKEDDWFTHQRISYVRYKGLWVPYPFQNNISMLPKEDQVKCMNGLIDAALECRVANTKPKDFDEWILRNCGEGVADIFMRPYNYKVWAVPTTKMQCQWLGERVAAPNLKLVTENVVLNKVAGNWGPNATFKFPARDGTGGIWIAVANTLPKEKTRYGQKGTVEKVDADKKVVTLADGTTVQYGKLISTMNVDQLVERMGNQELVSLSKGLFYSSTHVIGVGIRGERPERIGDKCWLYFPEDNCPFYRATIFSNYSPHNQPEAGKKLPTLYLANGQKAASTEAQEGPYWSIMLEVSESSMKPVDQEKILEQCIQGLINTEMIKPEDEIVSTYHRRFNHGYPTPSLEREGVLKDLLPKLLDQGIYSRGRFGSWRYEVGNQDHSFMLGVEAADNIVNGAVELTLNYPDFVNSRKNEERRLAQTFAFGALPSHSK, from the exons ATGGCTGACAT TAAGGTTGATGTATTGGTTATCGGCGCTGGCCCGACCGGTCTTGGTGCTGCGAAGCGCCTGAACCAGATT AACGGCCCCTCATGGCTGCTTGTCGATTCCGCCGAGAAGGCTGGTGGTCTTGCCGGCACCGACACTACTCCCGAGGGCTTC CTCTACGATGTCGGCGGCCACGTCATCTTCTCCCACTACAAATACTTCGACGACTGCATCGAAGAGGCGCTCCCCAAGGAGGATGACTGGTTCACTCATCAGCGCATCTCTTACGTCCGCTACAAGGGCCTCTGGGTCCCCTACCCCTTCCAGAACAACATCTCCATGTTGCCCAAGGAGGACCAGGTCAAGTGCATGAATGGCCTCATCGACGCTGCCCTCGAGTGCCGCGTCGCAAACACCAAGCCCAAGGACTTTGACGAGTGGATTCTGCGTAACTGTGGTGAGGGTGTTGCCGACATCTTCATGCGCCCTTACAACTACAAGGTTTGGGCTGTCCCCACGACCAAG ATGCAGTGCCAGTGGCTCGGAGAGCGTGTCGCCGCCCCCAACCTGAAGCTCGTCACCGAGAACGTCGTCTTGAACAAGGTCGCCGGTAACTGGGGCCCCAACGCTACCTTCAAGTTCCCCGCCCGCGACGGAACCGGTGGTATTTGGATCGCTGTCGCCAACACCCTCCCCAAGGAGAAGACGCGCTACGGCCAAAAGGGCACCGTCGAGAAGGTTGACGCCGACAAAAAGGtcgtcaccctcgccgacggtACCACCGTCCAGTACGGCAAGCTCATCTCGACGATGAAcgtcgaccagctcgtcgagcgcATGGGCAACCAAGAGCTCGTCAGCCTGTCCAAGGGCCTGTTCTACTCGTCGACCCATGTCATCGGTGTCGGTATCCGCGGCGAGCGTCCTGAACGCATCGGTGACAAGTGCTGGCTGTACTTCCCGGAGGACAACTGCCCCTTCTACCGCGCTACCATCTTCTCTAACTACTCCCCTCACAACCagcccgaggccggcaagaagCTGCCCACGCTGTACTTGGCCAATGGCCAGAAGGCCGCGTCGACCGAGGCCCAGGAAGGCCCCTACTGGTCCATCATGCTCGAGGTCTCCGAATCCTCGATGAAGCCTGTTGATCAGGAGAAAATCCTTGAGCAGTGTATTCAAGGCCTCATCAACACCGAGATGAtcaagcccgaggacgagatcgtcTCCACCTACCACCGCCGCTTCAACCACGGCTACCCGACTCCCTCACTCGAGAGAGAGGGTGTCCTCAAGGACCTCCTCCccaagcttctcgaccagGGCATCTACTCCCGTGGCCGCTTTGGCAGCTGGAGATACGAGGTTGGCAACCAGGACCACTCGTTCATGCTCGGTGTCGAGGCTGCGGACAACATtgtcaacggcgccgtcgagctcaCGCTCAACTACCCCGACTTCGTCAACAGCCGCAAGAACGAGGAGCGCCGCCTGGCCCAGACATTTGCCTTTGGTGCCCTGCCCTCGCACAGCAAGTAA
- a CDS encoding Putative non-classical export protein, with protein sequence MATPPTYIISKVADPIFALVIGLGAAATRINREEKEKGKNTQQTLAAAKRRLGLDKATA encoded by the exons ATGGCTACCCCTCCCACTTACATCATTTCCAAGGTCGCCGACCCTATCTTTGCCCTGGTGATCGGGCTGGGTGCTGCGGCCACGAGGATCAAtcgcgaggagaaggagaaaggcaaGAATACGCAGCAGACCCTTGCGGCGGCTAAGAG ACGCCTTGGATTGGACAAAGCTACTGCATAG
- a CDS encoding Putative large ribosomal subunit protein eL27, translated as MKFLKVGRVAIITHGRYAGKKVVIIQPVDSGNKAHPFGHALVAGIERYPSKITRRMSKTRQEKRNKIKPFVKLVNYNHLMPTRYTLELEGLKGVVSNDTFKEVTQREDAKKTVKKVLEERYTSGKNRWFFTPLRF; from the exons ATGAAGTTCCTCAAGGTCGGccgcgtcgccatcatcacccacGGCCGCTACGCCGGCAAGAAG GTCGTCATCATTCAGCCTGTCGACTCCGGCAACAAGGCCCACCCCTTCGGccacgccctcgtcgccggcatcgagcGCTACCCCTCTAAGATCACTCGTCGCATGTCCAAGACGAGACAGGAGAAGCGCAACAAAATCAAGCCCTTCGTCAAGCTGGTCAACTACAACCACCTGATGCCCACCCGCTACACTCTGGAGCTTGAGGGCCTTAAGGGCGTTGTCAGCAACGACACCTTCAAGGAGGTCACCCAGCGTGAGGATGCCAAGAAGACGGTGAAGAAGGTTCTGGAGGAGCGTTACACGAGCGGCAAGAACCGGTGGTTCTTCACGCCTCTGA GATTTTAA
- a CDS encoding Putative sugar phosphate transporter domain-containing protein, whose translation MGIDEKTRVSGEVPRGENGSILPTTNPDVEKSQPSKAQIHPALYVIVWISLSSSVILFNKWILDTLNFRYPVILTTYHLTFATIMTQILARWTHVLDGRKSVKMTGRVYLRAIVPIGIFFSLSLICGNLTYLYLSVAFIQMLKATTPVAVLLSGWALGVSQPNLKVFLNVSVIVVGVVVASIGEIKFVWIGVIYQIGGVIFEALRLTMVQRLLSSADYKMDPLVSVYYFAPICAAMNLAVALIWEIPKVTMDQVYNVGLFTFFLNGLCAFLLNVSVVFLIGKTSSLVLTLCGVLKDVMLVVASMMIWGTQVSGLQFFGYSIALGGMVYYKLGYEQIKGYMGEAGRQWADFGQRKPILRKLSIIVLSAFVLFTMLGGLAPTYAPEYDPHNLINEVNSHFGSSRA comes from the exons ATGGGcatcgacgagaagacgCGCGTCTCGGGCGAGGTCCCTCGCGGCGAGAACGGCTCCATCCTGCCCACGACGAAccccgacgtcgagaagagCCAGCCCTCCAAGGCTCAGATTCATCCAGCACTCTACGTCAT TGTCTGGATCTCGCTGTCGTCCTCGGTCATTCTGTTCAACAAATGGATTCTCGACACCCTCAACTTCC GCTACCCGGTTATCTTGACGACCTACCACTTAACCTTTGCGACCATTATGACCCAGATCCTTGCTCGCTGGACTCATGTTCTTGACGGGCGTAAGTCGGTCAAGATGACTGGCCGCGTTTACTTGCGGGCCATTGTACCGATTGGCATCTTCTTCAGCTTGAGTTTGATCTGCGGTAACCTGACATACCTGTACCTCTCCGTCGCCTTCATCCAGATGCTCAAG GCCACTACCCCCGTCGCCGTTCTCCTCTCCGGATGGGCTCTTGGTGTCTCCCAGCCTAACCTGAAGGTCTTCCTGAATGTCTCCGTCATTGTTGTCGGTGTCGTAGTCGCGTCGATAGGCGAGATCAAATTCGTCTGGATCGGTGTCATCTACCAGATTGGTGGTGTCATTTTCGAGGCTCTGCGCCTCACCATGGTCCAGCGCCTGCTCAGCTCTGCGGACTATAAGATGGACCCCCTCGTTTCCGTCTACTACTTCGCACCTATTTGTGCCGCCATGAATCTGGCGGTTGCCCTGATCTGGGAAATCCCCAAGGTTACCATGGACCAAGTATACAACGTCGGCCTGTTTACCTTCTTCCTGAACGGTCTCTGCGCCTTCTTGCTGAACGTCTCTGTCGTCTTTCTG ATCGGCAAGACTTCTTCCCTCGTCCTGACCCTCTGCGGTGTTCTCAAGGACGTCATGCTGGTCGTCGCTTCCATGATGATCTGGGGCACGCAGGTGTCTGGTCTTCAGTTCTTCGGTTACAGCAttgccctcggcggcatggTCTACTACAAGCTCGGTTATGAGCAAATCAAGGGCTACATGGGCGAGGCTGGTCGCCAATGGGCCGACTTTGGTCAGCGCAAGCCCATCCTCCGTAAGCTcagcatcatcgtcctctCGGCGTTCGTCCTATTCACCATGCTCGGTGGCCTGGCACCGACGTACGCTCCCGAGTACGATCCTCACAACCTTATTAATGAGGTCAACAGCCACTTCGGTAGCAGCAGGGCATAG